Proteins from a genomic interval of Anatilimnocola floriformis:
- a CDS encoding fused MFS/spermidine synthase: protein MSMTTESVETKPVRGPALAWWAAATIFVSAFLLFQVQPIISKMILPWFGGSPAVWTTCVLFFQLVLLAGYAYAHALIRFVPPSRQGVVHGLLLALAIFTLPITPTEWWKPHDGSLPALRILLLLAVKVGLPYFLMSSSGPLVQAWFARAYPRTSPYRLYALSNVGSLLALLSYPLCFEPLLTTTTQGWMWSSVFLGFALLAGLLGWRVSKLLEMKTLDPEAPNREIVECEVAEGSLPAATGAQPSGSLMLGWILLPALASMLLLATTNHLCQDIAVVPVLLVVPLALYLISFILCFDSDIWYQRKFWGPLGVVSILLLCVLIKGAGWKQTALPGESKTVAEKALFPVKYVAHHVTGWINQSASPWAEEFHNNLAFQGVVYVAVLFIVCMLCHGELTKLKPRPENLTLYYLLISVGGALGGLFVALICPHIFKLSFELSMGIVFGYVVAWIALANDGRNSWLLNRQWLQWISAFVIMGGAVLVIGSTYEKVADNTVDIVRNFYGTLTVKERLGGDDNDGDGRDDRDAFSLVHGGILHGFQFTEQRGEPTTYYVYDSGAGIAVGHYPRTKDAQGKDNGIRVGVVGLGAGTMAAHAKRDDVYRFYEIDPKVIAISDKYFTFRKDAIDRGAKCEVVQGDARIQMEQEKDQNYDVIALDAFSGDAIPAHLLTVESMKLYMRHLRKDELGNIQGILAIHISNRHLNLAPVCAALARKYELTPINISVEGSDIDSDAFTGSDWVLLTQNTEFLTQDIVLAVSRSLAVEQQDEVLWTDQHSSLLPILKSDWVVKMRKWWKK from the coding sequence ATGTCGATGACTACGGAAAGTGTGGAGACGAAACCGGTCCGCGGCCCGGCGCTGGCCTGGTGGGCGGCGGCGACAATCTTCGTCAGCGCGTTTTTGCTGTTTCAAGTGCAGCCGATCATCAGCAAGATGATTTTGCCGTGGTTCGGCGGCAGCCCTGCCGTGTGGACCACCTGCGTGTTGTTCTTTCAGCTCGTGTTGCTCGCCGGTTATGCCTACGCTCACGCGCTGATCCGTTTCGTGCCGCCGTCGCGCCAAGGCGTGGTGCATGGATTGTTGCTGGCCCTGGCGATCTTCACGCTGCCGATCACGCCTACCGAATGGTGGAAGCCGCATGATGGCAGCTTGCCGGCGCTGCGCATTCTGTTGCTCCTCGCGGTGAAGGTCGGCTTGCCGTACTTCCTGATGTCGTCGAGCGGGCCGCTGGTGCAAGCCTGGTTTGCGCGGGCTTATCCGCGGACTTCGCCCTATCGTTTGTATGCCCTCTCCAACGTCGGCTCGCTGCTCGCGTTGCTTTCGTATCCGCTCTGCTTCGAGCCGCTGCTGACCACGACCACGCAAGGTTGGATGTGGAGCAGTGTGTTCCTCGGCTTTGCGTTGCTCGCCGGTTTGCTCGGCTGGCGCGTGAGCAAGTTGCTCGAAATGAAGACGCTCGATCCCGAAGCGCCGAATCGCGAGATTGTCGAATGCGAAGTCGCTGAAGGAAGTTTGCCAGCAGCAACCGGTGCGCAGCCAAGCGGCAGCTTGATGCTGGGCTGGATCTTGCTGCCGGCGCTCGCCTCGATGCTGCTCCTCGCCACGACCAATCACCTGTGCCAGGACATCGCCGTGGTGCCGGTGTTGCTCGTCGTGCCACTGGCCCTCTATTTGATTTCGTTCATCCTCTGCTTCGATAGCGATATTTGGTATCAGCGCAAGTTCTGGGGGCCGCTGGGTGTCGTCAGCATTTTGTTGCTCTGCGTGCTCATCAAGGGTGCGGGCTGGAAACAAACGGCGCTCCCCGGCGAATCAAAAACAGTAGCCGAAAAGGCTCTCTTTCCGGTCAAGTATGTCGCCCATCACGTAACCGGTTGGATTAATCAATCGGCATCGCCGTGGGCCGAAGAATTTCACAACAACCTCGCCTTTCAAGGTGTTGTTTACGTCGCGGTCCTCTTTATCGTCTGCATGCTCTGCCACGGCGAACTCACCAAGCTCAAGCCGCGGCCTGAGAATCTCACGCTTTATTACCTGCTGATTTCGGTCGGCGGCGCGCTCGGCGGTTTGTTTGTCGCGTTGATCTGCCCGCACATTTTCAAGTTGTCGTTCGAGCTCTCGATGGGCATCGTCTTTGGTTACGTCGTCGCCTGGATTGCGCTGGCCAACGACGGTCGCAACAGCTGGCTCCTCAATCGACAATGGCTGCAGTGGATTTCGGCGTTTGTGATCATGGGCGGCGCGGTGCTTGTCATTGGCAGCACGTATGAAAAAGTCGCCGACAACACGGTCGATATTGTTCGCAATTTCTACGGCACGCTAACCGTGAAGGAACGTCTCGGCGGCGACGACAACGATGGTGACGGCCGCGATGATCGCGATGCCTTCAGCCTGGTGCACGGCGGCATTTTGCACGGCTTTCAATTCACCGAGCAGCGCGGCGAACCGACGACGTACTACGTCTACGACAGCGGCGCCGGTATTGCAGTGGGGCATTACCCGCGCACGAAAGACGCTCAGGGCAAAGACAACGGCATTCGCGTCGGCGTGGTTGGTCTCGGCGCGGGGACGATGGCCGCTCATGCCAAGCGGGACGATGTCTATCGCTTTTACGAAATCGATCCCAAGGTGATCGCGATCAGCGACAAGTACTTCACGTTCCGCAAGGATGCCATCGATCGCGGCGCGAAGTGCGAAGTGGTGCAGGGTGACGCTCGCATTCAGATGGAACAAGAAAAGGATCAGAACTATGACGTGATCGCGCTCGATGCCTTCAGCGGCGATGCGATTCCCGCGCACTTGCTGACCGTCGAATCGATGAAGCTCTACATGCGGCACCTCCGCAAAGACGAGCTCGGCAACATTCAGGGCATTCTGGCGATTCACATCAGCAACCGGCACCTCAATCTGGCCCCGGTCTGTGCTGCTCTCGCGCGGAAGTACGAACTAACGCCGATCAACATCTCCGTTGAGGGGAGCGACATCGACTCCGATGCCTTCACCGGCAGCGATTGGGTGCTGCTAACTCAGAACACCGAGTTCCTAACGCAAGACATCGTCCTCGCCGTTTCGAGATCCCTTGCCGTCGAGCAACAAGACGAAGTTCTCTGGACCGACCAACACAGCAGCTTGCTGCCGATCCTGAAATCGGACTGGGTCGTAAAGATGCGCAAGTGGTGGAAGAAGTAG
- the tkt gene encoding transketolase, whose product MATAELSVDIEQLAINTIRTLAMDAVQKANSGHPGTPMALAPVAYQIWNNNLRLDPANPLWPCRDRFVLSCGHASMLLYSMIHLAGLKKVDKKGVQHDEPALSLDDLKNFRQLGSPCAGHPEYGDATGIEMTTGPLGQGCGSSVGMAMGAKWFAAKYNKPGFDIFENRVYVLCSDGDIMEGVACEAASLAGHLQLDNLIWIYDDNNITIEGETELAFSEDVATRFQGLGWNTLVVEDANDLGAIQSAIDNFKGTKHKPTLVVLRSIIGWGSPNKANTHNAHGAPLGEDEIVLTKRAYGWPETEKFLVPGEVRKHFEKGIGTRGGKAHSEWAAKFAEYKKVHAKEAAELETIWAGKLPEGFDQGIPVFPADAKGMATRISSGKVLNGLAKHYPWLIGGSADLAPSTMTMLEFPEAGHFGHENYGGRNLHFGIREHGMAAICNGLSLTGIRPYCATFFVFTDYLRPSLRLSSIMHRPVTYVLTHDSIGLGEDGPTHQPVEHLAAARAIPGLSVVRPGDANEVAECYRVLMNRLNHPAAVVLTRQNVPTIDRTKFAPAANVAKGGYILAEAKSGKPDAIIIATGSELDIGMKAWEQLTADGVNVRLVSMPCCEWFEEQPQQYRDEVLPPTVTARVAVEAGIRQSWDRYLGFQGRFVGMNSFGASGPFNLLYKHFGITSENVATQVKSMLQK is encoded by the coding sequence ATGGCAACGGCAGAGCTTTCCGTCGATATCGAACAACTGGCAATCAACACCATCCGCACCCTGGCGATGGACGCCGTCCAAAAGGCCAACAGCGGCCACCCCGGCACGCCGATGGCCCTCGCGCCGGTCGCCTATCAGATTTGGAACAACAACCTGCGGCTCGACCCAGCCAATCCTCTTTGGCCCTGCCGTGATCGCTTTGTGCTGTCGTGCGGCCATGCGTCGATGTTGCTGTACTCGATGATTCACCTTGCCGGCCTGAAGAAGGTCGACAAGAAGGGCGTGCAGCACGACGAGCCGGCGCTGTCGCTCGACGATCTGAAGAACTTCCGCCAACTCGGCAGCCCCTGCGCTGGCCATCCCGAATACGGTGATGCGACCGGCATCGAAATGACCACCGGCCCGCTCGGCCAAGGGTGCGGCAGCAGCGTCGGCATGGCCATGGGCGCGAAGTGGTTCGCCGCCAAGTACAACAAGCCGGGCTTCGACATTTTCGAAAACCGCGTCTACGTCCTCTGCAGCGATGGCGACATCATGGAAGGCGTGGCCTGCGAAGCCGCTTCGCTCGCTGGCCATCTGCAACTCGATAACCTGATCTGGATCTACGACGACAACAACATCACCATCGAAGGCGAAACCGAACTGGCCTTCAGTGAAGATGTCGCCACGCGGTTCCAAGGTCTCGGCTGGAACACGCTCGTCGTCGAAGACGCCAACGACCTCGGCGCCATTCAATCGGCGATCGACAATTTCAAAGGCACCAAGCACAAGCCGACGCTGGTGGTGCTCCGCAGCATCATCGGTTGGGGTTCGCCGAACAAAGCCAACACCCACAATGCGCACGGCGCCCCGCTGGGCGAAGACGAAATCGTGCTGACGAAGCGGGCCTACGGCTGGCCGGAAACCGAGAAGTTCCTCGTTCCTGGCGAAGTTCGCAAGCACTTCGAAAAGGGGATCGGCACCCGTGGCGGCAAGGCTCACAGCGAATGGGCTGCCAAGTTTGCCGAATATAAGAAGGTGCATGCCAAGGAAGCTGCCGAGCTCGAAACCATTTGGGCCGGCAAGCTGCCGGAAGGTTTCGACCAAGGCATTCCGGTGTTCCCCGCCGATGCCAAGGGCATGGCCACCCGCATTTCGTCGGGCAAGGTTTTGAACGGCCTGGCCAAGCATTATCCGTGGCTCATCGGCGGCTCGGCCGACCTGGCGCCGTCGACGATGACCATGCTCGAGTTCCCCGAAGCGGGCCACTTCGGCCACGAAAACTACGGCGGCCGCAACCTGCACTTCGGCATTCGCGAGCACGGCATGGCCGCGATTTGCAACGGCTTGTCGCTGACCGGCATTCGTCCGTACTGCGCCACGTTCTTCGTCTTCACCGATTACCTGCGTCCGAGCCTCCGTCTGTCGAGCATCATGCATCGCCCGGTAACGTACGTCCTCACGCACGATTCGATCGGCCTCGGCGAAGACGGCCCGACGCATCAGCCCGTCGAACATCTCGCCGCCGCCCGCGCCATTCCTGGTCTGTCGGTGGTTCGCCCCGGCGATGCCAACGAAGTGGCCGAGTGCTACCGCGTGCTGATGAATCGGCTTAACCATCCCGCCGCCGTTGTCCTCACGCGCCAAAACGTGCCGACGATCGACCGCACGAAGTTTGCCCCAGCCGCGAACGTCGCCAAGGGTGGCTACATTCTGGCCGAAGCCAAGAGCGGCAAGCCCGACGCGATCATCATCGCCACCGGCAGCGAGCTCGACATCGGCATGAAGGCCTGGGAACAGCTGACGGCCGACGGCGTGAATGTGCGCCTCGTCAGCATGCCGTGCTGCGAATGGTTCGAAGAACAACCGCAGCAATACCGCGACGAAGTCCTGCCGCCGACGGTCACTGCCCGAGTGGCAGTCGAAGCCGGCATCCGCCAAAGCTGGGACCGCTACCTGGGTTTCCAAGGTCGCTTCGTCGGCATGAACAGCTTCGGCGCGAGCGGGCCTTTCAACCTGCTCTACAAGCACTTCGGCATCACCAGCGAAAACGTCGCCACGCAAGTGAAGTCGATGCTGCAGAAGTAG